A genomic window from Exiguobacterium acetylicum DSM 20416 includes:
- a CDS encoding MBL fold metallo-hydrolase, giving the protein MEIVMITSGMASENGYLLFKDKECLVIDPGTEDMRFFDEIESRGATLKAILLTHAHFDHIGGVDMLRRFTEAPVYVHAEEAGWLGNPEWNGSAKFGMPPMRMKPADHLLQPGRLTIGSFSMHVLETPGHSPGSVTFYFKGERIAFGGDLLFQQGVGRTDLHGGDQDVLMRSLDRIIAELPADTTVYPGHGPSTTIRQEMKSNPFL; this is encoded by the coding sequence ATGGAAATCGTAATGATCACTTCCGGTATGGCATCTGAGAATGGTTATTTGTTATTTAAAGACAAGGAATGTCTCGTCATCGATCCAGGTACAGAAGATATGCGGTTTTTCGATGAAATTGAAAGTCGAGGAGCAACCTTAAAAGCGATTTTGTTGACGCATGCGCATTTTGACCATATCGGAGGTGTCGATATGTTACGACGTTTCACGGAGGCACCGGTCTATGTCCATGCAGAAGAAGCAGGGTGGCTCGGTAATCCGGAATGGAATGGTTCAGCAAAATTCGGAATGCCACCGATGCGGATGAAACCAGCAGATCATCTGTTGCAACCAGGACGGTTGACGATCGGTAGCTTTTCGATGCATGTTCTTGAGACGCCAGGGCACTCACCAGGAAGTGTGACGTTCTACTTCAAAGGAGAGCGAATCGCGTTCGGTGGAGATCTTTTGTTCCAGCAAGGCGTCGGACGAACGGATCTTCATGGTGGGGATCAAGACGTGCTGATGCGTTCGCTCGATCGAATCATCGCGGAATTACCAGCAGATACGACGGTCTATCCGGGGCACGGTCCGAGTACAACGATTCGTCAAGAGATGAAATCGAATCCATTCCTCTGA
- a CDS encoding DUF2626 family protein has translation MGRMYRVLGFWTGIIAVMAFIGALGGDASSSEHTDSFLVMGFVFLAQTVFFAALGYLRLTEKTYVYIFGAYLTVFFIVFTYWSNFQM, from the coding sequence ATGGGGAGAATGTACCGCGTACTCGGTTTCTGGACTGGTATTATCGCAGTCATGGCATTTATCGGCGCATTGGGTGGCGATGCAAGCTCAAGTGAGCATACGGATTCATTTTTAGTCATGGGCTTCGTCTTCTTAGCACAAACTGTCTTTTTTGCAGCGCTTGGTTACTTGCGCTTAACTGAAAAAACGTATGTCTATATCTTTGGAGCTTACTTAACTGTATTTTTCATCGTCTTTACGTACTGGTCAAACTTCCAGATGTAA